In Selenomonas dianae, a genomic segment contains:
- the yqeK gene encoding bis(5'-nucleosyl)-tetraphosphatase (symmetrical) YqeK: protein MTKSYEEMRAILEQQLTPSRYRHSLGVAETAVAIARRFGMNEERARVAGLLHDCGRVYKTDDLLKEARQRGIPIGKIESAMPLLLHAYIGAYLIYEVYGINDAVIAQAVWRHTVGGANMTALDKIIYYADMIEPSRDYPEVERLRELSRTASLDEMMLVGLTESILFVAQKGGLIHPDTITARNELLLEQR from the coding sequence ATGACAAAGAGCTATGAGGAAATGCGTGCTATTCTTGAGCAGCAGCTCACTCCAAGCCGTTACCGGCATTCGCTCGGTGTTGCCGAAACAGCAGTCGCGATCGCGCGCCGTTTCGGCATGAATGAGGAACGTGCCCGTGTGGCGGGGCTTCTGCATGACTGTGGACGCGTCTATAAGACGGATGACCTTCTGAAGGAAGCGCGTCAGCGTGGGATCCCCATCGGGAAAATCGAGTCTGCCATGCCGCTTTTGCTCCACGCCTATATTGGAGCTTATTTGATCTACGAAGTTTACGGTATCAACGATGCTGTGATTGCACAGGCGGTTTGGCGGCATACGGTCGGCGGTGCGAATATGACGGCACTCGACAAGATCATCTACTATGCGGATATGATCGAACCGTCGAGAGACTATCCCGAAGTGGAGCGTCTGCGTGAACTCTCCCGTACGGCGTCGCTTGATGAGATGATGCTGGTCGGGCTTACGGAGTCCATTCTCTTTGTTGCACAGAAGGGCGGGCTCATTCATCCCGATACCATTACGGCACGCAATGAACTTCTGCTTGAACAGCGTTAA
- the nadD gene encoding nicotinate-nucleotide adenylyltransferase encodes MKRRIGIMGGTFDPIHMGHLITAEMVRSTVPLDEILFIPSARPPHKDGTHAASPEDRLAMTDCAIRENPYFSVSDIELRREGPSYTVDTIAELQKRLNGVELFFITGADAMNDLYRWHEPKRLLSSCQFIVATRQGVPLDELLLAEKFTAEERAHIQVLPTPHLEISSSAIRARIRAGLSIRHLVPLEVEEYIEDRGLYREHDKEL; translated from the coding sequence ATGAAGAGACGAATCGGCATCATGGGAGGAACGTTCGATCCCATTCATATGGGACATCTTATTACCGCAGAAATGGTGCGCTCGACCGTTCCTTTGGACGAGATTCTCTTTATTCCGTCCGCACGCCCGCCGCATAAGGATGGAACTCATGCAGCATCTCCCGAGGATCGGCTTGCCATGACTGATTGTGCCATACGGGAAAATCCGTACTTTTCCGTATCGGATATCGAGCTGCGCCGTGAAGGCCCTTCTTATACCGTGGATACCATTGCAGAGCTTCAAAAACGATTGAACGGAGTGGAACTTTTCTTTATCACCGGAGCGGATGCGATGAACGATCTCTATCGTTGGCACGAACCCAAACGGCTGTTGTCCTCCTGTCAATTCATCGTGGCGACGCGGCAGGGGGTTCCGCTGGATGAACTCCTGCTCGCAGAAAAATTTACGGCAGAAGAACGTGCTCACATTCAAGTCTTGCCAACGCCGCATTTGGAGATCTCCTCAAGTGCGATCCGTGCACGCATCCGTGCCGGGCTTTCCATTCGGCATCTTGTGCCACTTGAGGTAGAAGAGTATATTGAGGATAGGGGGCTCTATCGTGAGCATGACAAAGAGCTATGA